TACACTGAGTAGACTATCGTCCTTAAATGACACATGGCCAAAGTCCCTATTTATATCAGTAAGAAGCACCAAATTCTTCCTAAAtacaagtgaaataaaataatttaagctcTGTTTGTGTTAGCGAAGGGCTTCCCTTCTCATTTTGCAATTCCTTAAGATATGCATGAGCTGATGATACTTACCTCCAAATACTGCAAAGATGTGGAAACTCAAAACAAAGGAGGCTAGACTGATATCTCAGGGATCTACCACGTTGTGTCAAGCCTCCCAGCTTCCATGGAACTACCCACACAGTTGATAACTACGATAGTCATTGTAGCTCCCCAAGTACCCTCTTGTATTTCTAACTTGGATAGTAAAAACCTCAGTATCCTAGTTTGTAGACCTCCGGATCTAACTCTCTCACCATCTCAAATCATTCCGACTGAAAACGTACCCCACAGGCTTAGTATGAACATATGAAGCCCATGGTTTGAAGACTGAGGGCACTGACGTCCATCCTGAACAAAAGGATTAAATTAATCTGCAACTGATAATGAAACCAGTTCACCTCTGGTATCAGAACAAGTACGCCTGCTCCTATCTGTGTTCCAACCCAGTTCAAAAACCTGTCCTTAGCTGGTGCCAGAATTCACAGAGTGTTCTGGAAAACCACGCACTCAGCAGCTCCCTAGGCTAGTCCAGACTGGCAATCGCGCCACTGCAGCTGCCCAGCAGTGCCAACTGCATCTAAACAGCTGTCCTCCGTGAGCTTAATAATGATCCTAGGAGGAAGGGTGAAGAAGCGTCTGACCAGCACAGTAAGAGACGAGTTCCTCATTCGTCCTTCTGTCTATCCATTTTTAATTTCTAcagtaatggggggggggggcgaccaGGTCAATAACGAGGTATACCATCTCCTCGGACCCATACTAATGACCATCGAGTGTAATTACCGAGGGACAGGAGGTGAAGAGGAGAATGAGGGCTTTGGAGACACACAGTGAGGACAGACAACAATGCACACAAGTTAACCAGAGCAGGCGGAGGTTGAGGCTATGTTAAGGAAGTCGTCATCGACGCCGCGACGCCTCCCCCACCCTGCAGCCGACCTCTGAGATCCCACCCCGGCCTCTACAATGAGGACGACCTTCCTCTCGGCTGCAGAACTAGGCCATGCCTCAGCTCCCCGCCAGGCGGAAGCAGAAGGGGAAAACAGACCCCCAAGAACGCCCCTTCAGAGGGTCTATGTCGACTCCAGCTCAGATTGGGGGCGGGGAGTGGAGGGTTGTCTGCAAAGTCTCTACATTTGAGGGCTGCCTCGCTGCCGAGTCGACCTTCCCCGAGCCGTGAACTCCAAGCCTGCCTCCTCCATGATCCTACCACCTGGTTACCTCTTTGCGTCTTCGTCCTCCAGCAGTTCAGGCTCCGTCCCCGCCATTACCACATCGCACTCCGCGGTAGCCGCCATCTTACCGCCGGGACCAGAGAGCCGGGTGGGAGGCAGGCGGTGAAGAGCACTTCCGGTCGGAGCATCGAGCCGCTCAGCTGCGCAGCGCCCAGAGGGACTACCTCGAGCCCGTCTACCAACGAGAGGCTCCGCTTGGGGCCAGAGCGGCCTCCCATCCCTGGAGGTCCACGGTGGTCTCCGCCCGGGGGCGGGGGCCCAGGGACGGCTCCTGTGCGTAGGGGGCGCCACTTTACCCGCGGATCGGAGGAGGGTACCGAAGGATGCTGCCTCTCTAGACCTCGGCTTGCCTCAGTATCCCGACAGCCTGGTTGCCATAACAACTTGCAATCCTAGAGAGTCGCCTGCGAAGCTTGGGAGTCcggggtgggtggagacaggtcATCCAAGACTTGAGGAAAGAAAGCGGTCTACGACTACCTTCCCGACCTTGGAGTGTGTCCACAGCTTCCTCCCCGGAAAGGCATGAAGAGCTACTTTGAGCCCAGTCCCCCGGCTTTCATCGGTGACGGGAAGCCCTGCCCAGCCAAGCGAGGGGAACGCAGGGCGTCTTCACCCTGCGCCTTTCATCCTCCACCGATCTCCAAGCACCAGCTGGTTCATCACCCTAATGACGCGGACCCTTTTATGAGACCGCTTTCATGTCAGCCGCTTGGGAGTGCCATCTCAGCATTAAGTCTAGAGAGGATGACATGGCGCCCCAGCCCCTGCCCCGGAGTTTATAAGGCAGCTCATGGGGTGAGGTCCCTTTTCCTTAGTGTCCCGTGGACTCCTACCTCTCATAAACTCTACCCAGCACGCTTGTCTGGCCAAACGCGGTCTGGATTGGGAAGACAGCTTAATCATTTTGTAGTACCCACTACGACACCCCTAAGTATTTGTGGAATGGAGTTCAGTTGGGGCCCTCTGAGGTTAGATGTGTGGAGGAGAGGATTTCGAGGTTGTCATTTAAAgccaaaaggaacaaaaataagaCAGTGGAATTTTAACAGCGTCTGTGCCCCTTCCCTTAAGGAAAACTGTGTGAAGGCCCTTAACCTACTTTGTAGGTCCTTGTCTTTACTGAGGGAACTGGAACCACGGGGCCACCAGATAGATAGAAAATgagaggtgtggctcagtggacCGAGAGAGGTCATTCAGCTTTAACCTGCACTGTTGGTTGGGGGTGGGATGGCAAAAACCTCACCACCTGCCCTGCCTGCCAGTGGTTCACCTCACACTATACAGTCTAATTCGAGGATCAATCTGTTCTTTACTTTCTCCCAACTTTCTGTCGTTTTGGCTGAACCTAACCCATCTATTCTCACAgcttttttttgggtggggtggggtgggaggtgttttgagacaaggattctccgtgtagttttggtgcctgtcctggatctcgctctgtagtacaggctggcctcaaactcagagatccgcctgtctctgcctcctgagtgctgggattaaaggcgtgcgccaccaccgcccggctctcacAGCTTTAATTTCATCCCAACTATCAATTCTTCCTGTTGCctagacatttaaaattttatgtgtgtgtacatgtgtctttgtgagtgcatgccacatgtgtgcagatgcctgcagaggccagaagagggtttcaggttccctggagctggagttaacaggtaGTTGTGAACAGTCCAACACAGGTGCTGGAAACagtgtcctctagaagagcagctagtgctcttcgCCACCAAACCACCTCTGTAGCCCCCTCCTAGTCTTTTTCCAACTTCTACACTTTCATCACCAATTACCTATCATCTCTTAGGTGTTTCAAAAGTCCCCAAAGCTTAACgtatttgttagtttgttttgagacaaagtttcatgtAGCTTAGTCTTTCCTCAAACTTTCTatgtaaccttgaacttctgatcctcctgcctccacacaaGTTGGCTGCCACATGAAACATGGGGCAAATCATGCAGTTCTTAGTGTTGTTCTTGACTTTCAATCTGTGGTCAGCACTTCTTGATTCACTGGCCACACATTCATAAGTCTTTTTCATTCCAGAATCTTGccattaaaagcaaataaatagctgggtggtggtagcccacgtttttaatcccagcactcaggaggcagaggcaggcggatctctgtgagtttgaggccagcctggtctacaaagcaagatacaggacaggcaccaaaactacatggagaaatcctgtctcaaaaaaacaaaaacaaaaacaaacaaacaaacaaaaagcaaataaacttaGAGACTACGCTAGTCTCTTAACTGTCCCTCAGTCTCATCTCGATCAAGCCTTGGTTCTTCTAAAAGAATGACCtttcgggctggagagaaggctcagaggttaagagcactggttgctctcccagaggttctaagttcaattcccagcaaccacatggtggctcacaaccatctgtagtgagatctggtgccctcctctggcctgcaggcagaaaactgtatacataataaaaataaatctaaaaaaaagaatgaccttTCTTGCAAAAGTGGATGGATCATGCCATTGCCCTGGTATAAATCTACCAAtggctttctattactgtgaggtTGGTCTCTGACTTATCACACATCTCTGTTCTTCGGCTACTCCCTGTAGTCAATATTGATCTCCCAGGGATTTGTGGCTCCAGAAGTGTCATGGTTCTTGCCATATTTCCTCTGCTTTAGACATTTTTGTCCTCCTCAGTCCTTCAAACCTGaacataggcatgtccttctccCTTTGGTGTCTGCTGCCCCCAGGTTAAATGCCCCTCTGCTGTGCCCATAACATCCCACCTCAGCAACAGCATTCATCATAGTGTGTTGTAATTTTTGGGTTAGATGTTTAATTCTTCTAGACAGTGAACTTATGGGCAATCACTCTAACTTCTTTTGCATATGGCCCGACACAAGGCACATGgagtgatgttttgtttgtgctctaacaagtaaagcttgcctggagtgcagagctagccactagttcgccatagaggccaggcagtggtggctcacacctttaatcccagcacttgggaggagtgAGCAgtaagattaggagttcaaggctaccctgggctacgtGAGATTGATCTACtctaaaggagaaacagagccaggcagtggaagctcacacctttaatcccagcactagggaggtggagatcgtaatataaggcgggaggaaacaggatctcagcccccttcagtctgaggattcggaagaggtaagaagtctgtctagtggctggctcctttgaTCCttgtctgatctttcagatttaccccgatatctgactccgagttttttattattaagaccaattagaattcatgctacaggcaGAGACAAGACAAAgcagggcttttgttttgttttttgaaacagagtctctgtgtagacTATGTTGTCTTGAACTCAAAATCATCCCACTTcatcctccaagtgctgggatacaaATGTGAGACCCATTCCAGGTTCAAAAATTTGCAGGTTTAGGTAGGTGTGGTGGAACACACTCTTAGTCTCAgcaattgagaggcagaggcagaaaggatttctgtgagttcaaggccagcctcgtccaatgcgtgagttctaggacagccagggctacatagagaaaccttgtttcaaaaaaaaaaaaaaaaaaaaaattggaggttCAAAGAGCACTTTCCTCATATATATGAAAGATCCTGGGTTCCATTCATAGGCACtgccaagaaaaaaaacttgtttaATAGATGATAGGATTAACGAAGAATTATCGTTCTTTAGAGAGAACATTTCTGTATCAGAGCCTGGAAACATCAGCTTGGTATCCATACACAACCACAAGTTCTGGACGGCATTCCCCCGCCGGCCTCTGGGGGCGCTGTGCAACCAGTGCTCGCTTTGGGCCGCCGGAAGTTGTCTTGAAGGCTAGACGTTGCGGGGACGGTCCTCCAGGACAAGTACTTCCACCTAGAGGAAGTGGGGCGTCCTTACAGTCGAAGTGCTCCTCCCATGGTCCGGCCCACTCCGGGGGGCACCTCAGCGGGAGTGCTGCGGGGACCCCGGAGGTATGGAGCTGGGAGGCGGGGCTCAGATCGGCCTCTGACCCTGGTTCACTTCGgttgtcctgtctctgcctccgatCGTTTCTGAGGGGTGCCCTTCAGGGGAAGTCTGTGGCGGCGGCCTCTGGCAGCCTCTCGAGTCTGGCTTACTAAAACGCTCAGACCATGGGGTGGAGATCGGTTTCAGGAGACTCTCCTGGAGAGGCTTTTGCTTGGCACCCCTTTGGGGCTGGATCTCTGCTTTCTGCGGGCCAGGGAGGGGAGATCACCGGAGCTCCCCAGGAGCCTGTGTTTGGAAGTTTCCCTTTAGGAGACCTCTCTCTGGAGTCTCTTCAGGGAGTGTATAAATCTGAGCTTTCTCTCCGTCCCTGTCAGTCCAAGGGCTGTAAAATCCCTTTCCGAAGCTCCTTATGATTCTGTCactcactttttttgtttgtttgtttgttttggttttttgggtttttttttttttttgttgttgttttgtttttgtttttcgagacagggtttctctgtgtagctttgtgcctttcctggaactcacttggtagcccaggctggcctcgaactcagagatccacctgcctctgcctcccgagtgttgggattacaggtgtgcgatctgattttttttttcccctgtggatTTGACTTGGAATGGCTAGAATTTATTCTCACCCAATTAGTCATTCAGGAGCAAGCTATTCTCTATATTTGCACACTCTCCATGAGAAGATGACTTCAGACGATGCTTCTTTCTTCGTGGGGGTCCTGGTTAAAGAGAGAAAACAGCCtggtgtgcacatgcctgtaatcccagcacttgagcggtagaggcaagaggatcagctCAAAGCCAACCTCAACTGTTTTCATCCGCTGGAAGCTGGCTTGagctatatgagatcctgtctccaaaaaaacgaacacaaaagaacagataaagagCAAGAGTGCTTCCTTCAGTAATCGGTGTCCTAGACCTCTTGTGCACTGGGAAGAACCTGGCCAGCTGTTTCCTTAAACCACACACTGGGCCTCTCCCTTTATGGTGGCAATAACTGCTGTGTGCCAAACCCTGGCCACTCCTGGGACAAGCAGGTTAATTACAGTACAGTTCACTGCTCAGTAGTGCACGTAAACACACCAAGGTGCTGCTGAAACTCTGAAGCTTCCCCATTCTGTTGTCTCTCTGGATtttgtcttcccttaccacactaCCTCTGTTCTTCAAGGTTGAAAGCTAAACATGGGGAAGAGCTGCAAGGTGGTCGTGTGCGGCCAGGCCTCTGTGGGCAAAACTTCCATTCTTGAGCAGCTCCTGTACGGGAACCATGTTGTGGGTGAGTGTTGCCGGGGCTGGCGGACGGATGTTGGATAATGCAATGGATTTGATCACCTTAGGAACACAAAGGGCTAAAAAGGGCACCAgctgcttttatatttttgaaattggGGCTGGGGGCATGACTGACTGCTATAGTCCTGGTCTAACACGGAGTAGGCCTTGGGTTTGAACCCCAGCAGtggagaaaaaaagtaaaacattgtACTCCCCAGTTCTACAACATCGAACAAATCTAGAAGGAAGACACCCAAAGCCATGAtagaaaaaaaccccacatggcgcttgtgtgaatgtgcatttctgtgcatgtatgcccatgtgtgtgcatattgtgcagaggccagaggtggatgtATGGTGTCTGCTTCTATCACTCTCTACTTTGTTATTAGTATCATCTTTGAGATGGCCtcaccatatagaccaggctagcctggaactcacagagatcaacctgccccTGCCCTTGCCCCTCCAAGAGCTTTGATtcaaggtgtgtgacaccacacccagttttgtgTTGCATTTTTGCTTAGTGTGATAATGACGTGACCTTCATTCCCCAGGTCATTTCTGTCCAATTCTCTCAAGTCTGGCCTTTCCTGAGCCCCcgcattccttgttctccatggctAGTCAGCTTATTAGGACATCTACCTCTCTCACATTTCCCATCtccctgactctttttttttttgagctgaggatcgaacccagggccttgcgcttgctaggcaagcactctaccactgagctaaatccccaacccctcccttgACTCTTAATCAAGTTTCATTTTAACCTAGGTTCTGAGATGATTGAGACCCAGGAAGACATCTATGTAGGCTCCATTGAGACGGACCGAGGGGTGCGGGAGCAAGTGCGTTTCTATGATACTCGGGGTCTCCGAGATGGAGCCGAGCTGCCCAGGCACTGCTTCTCCTGCACTGATGGCTACGTCCTGGTCTACAGCACAGACAGCCGAGAATCGTTTCAGCGCGTTGAGCTGCTCAAGAAGGAAATCGACAAGTCCAAGGACAAGAAGGAGGTACGTGTCCTGGACTTCGGCTGGGAGCCCAGTGTTAGGAGAGCATGGGTCCTTGGCAGGCTTTGGGGTGCTGGCATGATTCCAGTTGTGTTCATTTGCCAAAGGTAGTTTAGGAGCTAGACCATGAAGGTCATTAGAGAGCCTCTTCAACCATCTCCACACAAGAGATGGCCTTGTGATAGGACAGTTGAAAGAGACTTTTCTTTGGTTTAGTAGGGTCCCTTCTAGTACACGAAGTTCCCCATAATCTTTCTTCCCTGTGACTCCATGCTCTTGCCAGTCCTCCAACATTCTGTAAGCTGTTGGCCTCTGGGAACTGCAGCTGACAGCTACTCCTGATCCTGAGCCACTGCACATATACAgtctctgctctttttctttttcaaaacagagtctctctgtgtaacagctctacctgtcctggaactcactctgtagaccagactggcctcaaactcacagagatcctcctgcctctgccttcggagtgctgagattaaagacatgtgctaccaccaacCACCCAGCCAGCCTCTACTCTTGTCTCTCTTCTCCAGGTCACCATCGTGGTCCTTGGCAACAAGTGTGACCTGCAGGAGCAGCGTCGTGTAGACCCGGATGTGGCACAGCATTGGGCCAAGTCGGAGAAGGTGAAACTGTGGGAGGTGTCAGTGGCTGACCGCCGTTCCCTCCTGGAGCCTTTCATCTACCTGGCCAGCAAGATGACCCAGCCCCAGAGCAAGTCTGCCTTCCCTCTCAGCCGCAAGAACAAGGGCAGTGGTTCCCTGGATGGCTGAAGAGCTGCCCTTCTGTCTTCACCGTTCCAACCCCATTCCAGGATGGGTGGAGGGCACAGGGGTGCAGAAGCAAGCTGTTCTTCCAATCAGTAAGGGAACCACCCTCTAGGCCAGGAAGCTGGGCTAGCCCAGGCCAGTGCCACTTTTGTCCCCTCTTAACTCCCAGAAGTGCAAGTGGACTTGAGTGCTGGCCTTGACCCGTCCATGATagtccccaccccgcccccagctCACGTCACGTTTTCTCCACTGTTACCTGGACACTTATGGTACATAGTGTCTCTTCCATCTGCCTGGGCAGGAAGCAGGGCTGTCATGCCAAAGTGCCCAGTCCAGGGTCTAGCTCCTATCAGGGATTCCAGCTCTCTAAATTTCCTGCCAGTAACCCAGCACCAGCCTGGGCCCGAGAAAGTGACCAGGGATTGTGAGCACACGGTTCTATGTGCTGGCCTTAGGCTTGGCTCCTCATCCCTCACCCTGACCTTTCCCCTGGCCTGTCCAAGGCTGGGAAAAGCCAGGCTCCTGGGAGTGGCGCTTTCTGCTTGACCTCCACCCATCTCCCAActgtttcacttcctcttcctgctcttcctcattGGTTGCGGTGGAGCGGAATGATGACTGGGATGTCAGTCACCCTGTGACCTACCAAGGCCATTCTTCTCTGGGcgtcagttttctcatctgtgagtTGACCGGAGCTTGGATGATCACTCGGAGCCGTGGCAGCTCTGATTTTCTAAACCAGGTGGCTTGGGCCTACTGTGTCTCTGCCCCTGCTTCACCCTCTTCAAGGTGCTACACCTACCAGCCCTGGAGGCTGGACCAGCCTCTCCTAACCACCAGGGGGCAGGAGTGCACTCTGTGCTCCAAGGAGCACCATCTGGACCTGCCCATAGGGCTGGTGTCCATCCCTCTTGGTTGTTTTCAGCTAGTAGCtggatttatatttatattctctgTATTTATATGCCTGTTCCCCTGGTGAAGGTGGGATAAGCCGctcctccagcccttccttcttACCTCAGATGCCTGACCCCAACCGGGCAAACAGTAGCAGCTTCCTAGGAGCTGACAGGCCTTGCATCCAGGGTTGTGCTATAAAGTGAGCCTATAACCCACAACTTCTGGTGCCCACCTTGAGCTTCTGATATGCACACCTCACATGAGTTAGACACTACAGCCAGGCCACCTCCAATACTACCCCTTCTCTTCAGAATAGGTGAGAAggggctggtgcccagggctgggcaAGGAGAGTCAGGGCATCTACAGGCTCAGGCTTGAAGTTCATTTATTAATGTGTTGGACACAATAAAACCACAACTGCTGTTATCAAAAAGTTTCCCTCCCCtgaaccctttcctttccccattGGAAATAGATTTCGGGGGAGGGGGGTTACAAGTAGAAACACTGGCGAAGTCCCGTATTGAATGGGGGTGGTACTGGCTTTGGCAACATGAAAGTGGATCTTGAGGGCATGTAGGACTGCGTACCAGCCCTGAGCTCCACAGTTGGAGAGACTGGCCCCCAGTCTGGAGTGGAGAGCCCCTCCCCTTAGAGGTGGGGTTCAGGGGAAACCACTGAAAGGTTACGAAGGACAGCTGTGGTAAGACAGGTCATTCTGTTAAAGCCAGGGCCAGgcggggtggcgcacgcctttagtcccatcactcaagagcagaggcaggtggatctcttgagtttgccagcctggtctacagagttccagaccagccagggctacacagtcagGTCCAGCCTGAACACCACTCACCTAGCCTCACCCCTACAGAGAAGGTGGAGCTTCCCTCAACTCTGCCTCACTTTTACAGTACTTTGAAGGACTTTGGGGGCCTCTTATCTCCATGGTCCTGTGCCATACTCCATGGTcaacttttgtgtttgttttgaaacagtatctAGCTATATGGCCCAAGCTGACTGAACTCATGGTTCAGATGCCAGGATTTTGGGCaagtaccaccacacctggctaccaTATGGTAAACATGGCCAATAGGTTCCAACCCAGTCAGTGTGAGCTCCCTGTTTCCAGTGGCTGTTCAGAGGGTCCTAGAACATGGCAAGAGAGGCTGGCTTGTGGGAGCTAAGATGTGGGGTCTTCACTGTGAGTCTGATTGGGGTAGGGGTATGAGAGCACCATGTGGCTGGGACTGGTCTTGCATAGATCTTTGGGATTCATGGAGCCATAGATGTAGGGCAGCCCAGGACTGGCCCAAGAAAGGAGAGTCATGACGGTCCTCAGACCCAGGGGACTGGGAAAATCCCAGTCTGAGTGAAGAGCAGTTACCCCCAGGTTGGGTGGGAACCCGCAAATGGCCAACGGCAGTCTCTGGGATGTGGAGACAAGTGCTTgccaggaagagagaggatgtGGCCATCCTGAGACCGCTAATAGGGGGCAAAGAGGATGGGTCCTGCAGCAGGGCGGACGGCTCCTGCTGGAGTGCGGAACAGAGCCGGGCCCAGGACAGGAGCTGGGAAGAGGGTGGCAGCTGCCGTTGCAGCTGGCCGGAGGGCCAGGGGCCCGGGCAGGGCACAGATAGCAGCAGCTGTGGTGGGCAGCGGACTGGGCAGGAAGCGGGCTGCCAGTGTCTTGGTGAGTTGCTTCTGCAAGGCCAATTTAGActacaaaaaacagaaagataaataggGTCTCCGATACCAGAGAAGCCCACCCCCTCCCGGGGACACATCCAGAAGCTTTTTTGCCTCAGGGACGTGACTTTTAGAGTCTAACCgcctccttcccacccccaaaCAGCCATTCCAGAGGGCTTGCTGGGCCACCTGTCTTCCTGCCCAGCAGATGCACAACCTCAGGACAGACAGCCAGGAcactgggaggggaggaagagatggtCCCTAGAATAAGCACGCCCACCCCTGGCTTTTGCCCACATATTGTGACCTtagcccaccccacccaccctaaATTCCTCTGGGCATAGCCCACCCCTAACCCTGCCCCTGTCCAGGCAGCTGCAGGGCTGGCACCTTCCCGCCACGCCCTAAGCCTTTCAGCTGGCCCTTTCTCCTACTCTCCCCCTGGTAGACGGTTGCCTAGAGACAGGTACCTTGAGGACGCTCACAGCCAGTGCTGCCTGTTTCTGCAGCTTGCTGTGCTGGCTGGAGGGCTTGGGGGGCTTCCCAGCCAGGCGATCTTTGTGCCTCCGGCTGCTCATATGCTAACAGGCAGACAGAATGGGAGTGAGATGAGGAAGACCACAGAACCCAAAATTATTCTGTTGCCCAGACTATCTTAGACTTCCTCTACCCACAGATCTCACATCCAACACACACATGATGGGTTCTCACGATGGGGCAGCCCCAGGCGACCTTCTTGCCCTGCCACATCCACCCATCAGTGGGCATCAACGCTTCCTCCCTTGCTCTGATGTCCACCCAGTCCCGGTCTTCCTTCTCCTACCTGCTTGAGTTGGGTCTCTGAATTGACCTGGAGCTGACAGAGGGCACAGTGGAAAGGAGGGTTAGGTCCCTGCCGACCCCCACGGTTCCCTATCACTCTCTTTGTCTTGtgtccagcccctccctgggacACAGGTCGGCCCCGGCCCCTTCGGGGAGCCCCTTGATGACCTTCCACCATCCATCGGTGCTTAGCTCCTGGAAGGAAAGAAGTCTGTCAGTACAGAAGGGAGGCCACAGCACCAAACTAGGTAGCTGGCTGTCCCTTGTAAACCTTGCTCCGCACACGCACACGGTTCTCCAGCCATGTGGGCTTCCCTTCCCAGCACACCTGGCTTGTCTGTGGCTTCCTGTGGACATCTCCCAAAGAAGGCCTCCTTATAGGCATCTGGGCTAAAGCCCTTTCCTTTTGATCCAAGAATGGAAGAGGGTACTCCTGTCCTTAGCAACCTTCAGTTCTGGTTGCTGCAGACTTCTCTTCCCAATGCCCCCTCCCTTGGGATCAAGAGGAGGACCCAGAAATGCCTGCGTAGTAACCGTGGCTAGGGTTCCTCTGTCACCCAGCGGTAGATGCCCTGGATCCTGGGGAGCACTGACCTGTGTTGTGAGCCTGAAGCTGAGAGGCTGAGTTTGCTGTCACTTTACACGTAGGGCAGTAGAGGCACCCTTTTCCACGCCTGCCTTCCCCATTCACTCCACTTCCCACAGCCACTTCTGCTGGCTCAGGCCCTGGTGCTTCTCTGCCAGGATCTGGGGAGCAGGGTGGGCAGGacgaggaagaagaggaagaggaagcagcgGCATCCGAGAGGTCTGAGTGGGCTGGCTCTCTGGCTGATGTGTCTGGGGTCGGTGATAGCTGAAGTGAAGGGCCGAGAGGAGGGGATGCAGGATCTGCAAGGAGA
Above is a window of Onychomys torridus chromosome 8, mOncTor1.1, whole genome shotgun sequence DNA encoding:
- the Nkiras2 gene encoding NF-kappa-B inhibitor-interacting Ras-like protein 2; its protein translation is MGKSCKVVVCGQASVGKTSILEQLLYGNHVVGSEMIETQEDIYVGSIETDRGVREQVRFYDTRGLRDGAELPRHCFSCTDGYVLVYSTDSRESFQRVELLKKEIDKSKDKKEVTIVVLGNKCDLQEQRRVDPDVAQHWAKSEKVKLWEVSVADRRSLLEPFIYLASKMTQPQSKSAFPLSRKNKGSGSLDG
- the Znf385c gene encoding zinc finger protein 385C encodes the protein MKRPLSPSPSGEKEPPTTAAPECPPHSPESSKPKRERKRPSYTLCDVCNIQLNSAAQAQVHCGGRAHQRRLRQLSLGKTSTGPAGQASSAPSPLLASLTLPTRALQTPLDFKHLLALHFNGTTPLSLFPNFSTMDPVQKAVISHTFGVPSPLKKKLFISCNICHLRFNSANQAEAHYKGHRHARKLKAVEAAKSKQRPRNLTPNRTVASSASPPASGGPRSPQSRDPASPPLGPSLQLSPTPDTSAREPAHSDLSDAAASSSSSSSSCPPCSPDPGREAPGPEPAEVAVGSGVNGEGRRGKGCLYCPTCKVTANSASQLQAHNTGAKHRWMVEGHQGAPRRGRGRPVSQGGAGHKTKRVIGNRGGRQGPNPPFHCALCQLQVNSETQLKQHMSSRRHKDRLAGKPPKPSSQHSKLQKQAALAVSVLKSKLALQKQLTKTLAARFLPSPLPTTAAAICALPGPLALRPAATAAATLFPAPVLGPALFRTPAGAVRPAAGPILFAPY